Proteins found in one Maridesulfovibrio sp. genomic segment:
- a CDS encoding glycosyltransferase family 9 protein produces MKRALVIQLTRFGDLVQTKRLVLTLQRRGFSVHLCIDRSLEGLARILYPDCELHPLIAHGSGIEGQGTDTVLPVNFKIFRQLAEINFSEIYNLNFSTMNYALSAMFDSKKVKGHKLINGQPLKDPWFELAFRLAAERRNNINLVDYWAALSPDMIPAADVNPAAEPGGKGIGIVLAGRESRRSLPYEVLAPLVMSARSTNKNKNLFLLGSPAEREAGRKLLSVLPSQVAKSTVNLAGKTDWAGLADAVTGLDLLITPDTGTMHLAAHLGVPVLGLFLSSAWCTETGPYGAGHTILQANTDCSPCMEAAPCYNALKCLLPFKEPSASRYVATRNPEHLPDKIAVFESNCDFLGTQYILKAGTDPTGERRQRLRKFIGCHLGLLDIGEYGPFPDLAEKFYKDNDWITP; encoded by the coding sequence ATGAAACGGGCTCTGGTTATACAACTTACAAGATTCGGCGATCTGGTACAGACCAAACGCCTTGTGCTTACCCTCCAGCGGCGAGGTTTTTCGGTTCATCTCTGCATTGACAGATCTCTGGAGGGGCTGGCCCGTATTTTATATCCCGATTGTGAATTACACCCGCTTATTGCCCACGGCAGCGGAATTGAAGGGCAGGGGACAGATACAGTACTTCCGGTTAATTTCAAAATCTTCAGACAATTGGCTGAGATAAATTTCAGCGAAATTTACAATCTTAATTTTTCCACTATGAACTATGCCCTTTCCGCCATGTTCGACTCGAAAAAGGTTAAAGGACACAAGCTGATCAACGGCCAGCCGCTTAAAGATCCGTGGTTTGAGCTGGCGTTCAGGCTGGCGGCAGAACGACGTAACAACATAAACCTTGTCGACTATTGGGCGGCGCTAAGCCCGGACATGATTCCGGCAGCGGACGTTAATCCCGCGGCAGAACCCGGCGGCAAGGGAATCGGTATCGTGCTCGCAGGGCGGGAGAGCCGAAGATCTCTACCGTACGAAGTACTCGCGCCTCTGGTTATGTCCGCACGATCCACCAATAAGAACAAAAATCTATTTTTACTCGGCAGCCCTGCGGAACGCGAAGCAGGCAGAAAGCTATTATCCGTACTCCCGTCACAGGTAGCAAAATCAACAGTCAACCTTGCCGGTAAAACAGATTGGGCAGGGCTCGCAGACGCTGTCACAGGACTTGATTTACTCATTACTCCGGATACCGGAACAATGCATCTTGCCGCTCATCTGGGCGTACCTGTTCTTGGACTCTTCCTTTCCTCGGCATGGTGTACCGAGACCGGTCCTTACGGAGCAGGGCACACTATACTACAGGCTAATACTGACTGTTCCCCGTGCATGGAGGCGGCTCCATGCTATAACGCCCTGAAATGCCTTCTACCATTTAAAGAGCCCTCGGCTTCGCGCTATGTAGCAACCCGTAACCCTGAACACCTGCCTGATAAAATTGCTGTATTCGAATCGAACTGCGATTTTCTGGGAACACAATATATTCTCAAAGCCGGAACAGATCCGACAGGCGAACGCAGGCAGAGATTGCGAAAATTCATAGGTTGCCATCTGGGGCTGCTTGATATTGGAGAATATGGTCCTTTTCCCGATCTGGCAGAAAAATTTTACAAAGATAATGACTGGATAACTCCCTAA
- a CDS encoding 16S rRNA (uracil(1498)-N(3))-methyltransferase, producing MARLNSFYLPTENWKTPFVLEGGEAKHLGKVLRTRVGDTVRLFDGCGREGLFTVTAITKSKVQFDAVEEKHIPDPRNITLAIGWNKSSRRNWILEKSAELQTRGLLFFQSEFSQGKVPAEVKESWNEKLVAAAKQCGNAWLPELQTLPGSIEKLIEVAASYDNKLFLWEKADKDTVPGNSVFAAESTLAVIGPEGGFSPREAELLIENGFTPCSLGNSILRWETAALLCMGTAYLERQKND from the coding sequence ATGGCTAGACTGAATTCTTTTTATTTACCTACGGAAAACTGGAAAACGCCCTTTGTTCTTGAGGGTGGTGAAGCCAAGCATCTGGGAAAAGTCCTGCGGACCCGTGTGGGCGATACTGTGAGGCTGTTTGACGGTTGCGGTCGTGAAGGTCTTTTTACGGTGACCGCAATTACCAAGTCCAAAGTTCAGTTTGATGCGGTCGAAGAAAAACACATTCCAGATCCGCGCAATATAACCCTCGCCATAGGCTGGAACAAATCAAGCAGACGCAATTGGATTCTTGAAAAATCAGCTGAATTACAAACTCGCGGACTACTCTTTTTTCAGAGTGAATTCAGTCAGGGGAAAGTTCCTGCCGAAGTAAAAGAGAGCTGGAATGAAAAGCTGGTCGCCGCTGCTAAGCAGTGTGGAAACGCATGGCTGCCTGAGCTTCAGACTCTGCCGGGATCAATTGAAAAATTGATTGAGGTCGCCGCGTCCTATGATAATAAACTGTTCTTGTGGGAAAAAGCGGATAAAGATACGGTTCCGGGTAATTCTGTCTTTGCGGCAGAATCCACATTGGCAGTCATCGGCCCGGAAGGTGGATTCAGCCCGCGTGAAGCCGAATTATTGATTGAAAATGGATTCACCCCGTGCAGTCTGGGTAATTCAATTTTACGCTGGGAGACTGCCGCCCTGCTCTGCATGGGAACCGCATATCTTGAAAGGCAAAAGAACGATTAA
- the lysA gene encoding diaminopimelate decarboxylase has translation MNYFEIKNNELHAENISINELAKEYGTPLYIYSAATLRRHFEAFDSAFTGLEHMTCYSVKANSNLSVLKLLAEMGAGMDIVSGGELYRALKAGVPAGKIVFSGVGKKAYEIAEALKADILMFNVESVGEMHRINEVAESMNKVARISFRINPDVDPKTHPYISTGMKKNKFGLDMVTAKEAYKTAKELSNVSPIGMDCHIGSQLTTIEPFLEALDKLLAFRDELNAMGIEIEHLDLGGGLGITYDEEEPPHPKEFGEALSKALSGKGLKVVLEPGRVIAGNSGILVGEVIYTKKTPTKDFLIVDAAMNDLVRPSLYQSYHRISEVTQNNRPEIDYDVVGPICESGDFLAKDRMLPEMKQGELIAVYSAGAYGFTMSSNYNSRLRAAEIIVDGDDVIVARRRESYEDLIKLES, from the coding sequence ATGAATTATTTTGAAATCAAGAACAATGAACTGCATGCTGAAAATATCAGCATTAATGAACTGGCCAAAGAATACGGCACCCCGCTCTACATTTATTCTGCAGCAACCCTGCGCAGACATTTTGAAGCTTTTGATTCAGCCTTCACCGGACTTGAACATATGACCTGCTATTCCGTAAAAGCCAACTCCAACCTCAGCGTACTCAAGCTGCTGGCAGAGATGGGCGCCGGGATGGATATTGTTTCCGGCGGTGAACTTTACCGTGCACTCAAAGCTGGAGTACCGGCCGGTAAAATCGTATTTTCCGGCGTAGGTAAAAAAGCTTACGAAATAGCCGAAGCGCTCAAAGCCGATATTCTCATGTTCAACGTTGAATCTGTCGGTGAAATGCATCGCATCAACGAAGTGGCCGAATCCATGAATAAAGTGGCTCGCATCAGCTTCCGCATCAATCCTGATGTCGATCCCAAGACACATCCTTACATTTCTACCGGGATGAAAAAGAATAAGTTCGGTCTGGATATGGTAACCGCCAAGGAAGCCTATAAGACTGCTAAAGAACTTTCTAACGTTTCTCCCATCGGCATGGATTGCCATATCGGTTCCCAGCTTACTACTATCGAGCCTTTTCTCGAGGCTCTCGATAAACTTCTTGCTTTCCGGGACGAATTGAACGCAATGGGTATCGAAATTGAACATCTTGACCTCGGTGGCGGACTCGGCATCACCTACGACGAAGAAGAACCGCCCCATCCTAAAGAATTCGGCGAAGCTCTCAGTAAGGCTCTTTCCGGCAAAGGACTTAAAGTAGTACTTGAACCCGGCCGTGTAATCGCCGGTAACTCAGGTATTTTAGTTGGTGAAGTTATCTACACCAAGAAAACCCCGACCAAGGATTTTCTGATTGTAGATGCTGCAATGAACGACTTGGTACGCCCTTCATTGTATCAGTCTTATCACCGTATTTCCGAAGTTACCCAGAACAATCGTCCTGAAATTGATTATGACGTTGTAGGGCCTATCTGCGAATCCGGCGATTTCCTTGCCAAGGATCGTATGCTGCCTGAAATGAAGCAGGGTGAACTCATTGCGGTATACTCCGCCGGTGCATATGGTTTTACCATGTCTTCCAACTATAACTCACGCTTGCGTGCGGCAGAGATCATCGTCGACGGTGATGACGTTATCGTCGCCCGCAGAAGAGAAAGTTACGAAGACCTGATCAAACTCGAATCTTAA
- a CDS encoding protein-glutamate O-methyltransferase CheR, with translation MTNLFPGKGFSNRIKITQNEFMQLRDIIYELSGIYLQDNRKFLIENRFAPRISELELNSYTEYIDYLRNHIKGKTEELNMLTELITTNETSFFRDNPQLKVFRNFTLKNFIDAGNKSGRREIKIWSAGCSSGEEPYTLAIILHEMLKKEISKWRIRITANDISDNVLKMAQKGIYTKYSLRTTPENIISKYFTDKGNDVFQINPDVKRLVSFGKINLNLDRDLKRIPKSHIIFCRNVIIYFDKKMKKKVLEGFCNNLLDVGHLYVGHSEALHTVTDKFKPKQHTGTITYHKI, from the coding sequence ATGACAAATTTATTTCCTGGAAAAGGGTTCAGCAATCGTATCAAGATCACCCAGAATGAATTTATGCAGCTCAGAGATATTATATATGAGCTGTCAGGTATATATTTACAAGATAACAGAAAATTTTTGATTGAAAATAGATTTGCGCCACGTATTTCTGAATTGGAACTGAATAGTTATACTGAGTATATAGACTATTTGCGCAATCACATTAAAGGAAAGACCGAAGAGCTTAATATGCTCACGGAATTAATCACTACTAATGAGACCAGCTTTTTCAGAGATAATCCGCAGCTGAAAGTTTTCAGGAATTTTACGCTGAAAAATTTTATCGATGCCGGCAACAAATCCGGCAGACGTGAGATTAAAATATGGTCCGCCGGATGTTCTTCCGGTGAGGAACCATATACCCTTGCCATTATTTTGCATGAAATGTTGAAAAAGGAAATCAGTAAATGGCGTATTAGAATTACAGCCAATGATATTTCCGATAATGTTTTAAAAATGGCGCAAAAAGGGATCTACACAAAATATTCTTTGCGGACCACACCGGAAAATATTATTTCCAAATATTTCACAGACAAGGGAAACGATGTTTTTCAAATAAATCCTGATGTCAAACGACTGGTCAGCTTTGGAAAGATAAATCTTAATTTAGACCGCGATCTTAAACGAATCCCGAAATCCCACATTATTTTCTGCCGAAATGTGATTATTTATTTCGATAAAAAAATGAAAAAAAAAGTATTAGAAGGATTTTGTAATAATTTACTTGATGTTGGGCACTTATATGTGGGACATTCTGAAGCACTACATACAGTAACGGACAAATTTAAACCTAAGCAGCACACTGGAACTATTACTTATCATAAAATTTGA
- a CDS encoding bifunctional precorrin-2 dehydrogenase/sirohydrochlorin ferrochelatase codes for MTYYPIFLKVKNRKCLLVGAGAVGVRKLKSILECDPDHVTVLDTADPGPEMLEISRDQRVSFEQRHFRAEDMNDVFITFACTSNTELNRHIADLCAEKNILCNIADFPEGSNFIVPSVIRQGDLTLAVSSGGCTPALTKKIRRDLQDIFGQHYADFITLMGRIRPLVLDLGKETSHNTALFRLLVASPILDELEAGNMARVKEILTETLPQELVPRIPELIDELI; via the coding sequence ATGACTTACTACCCTATTTTTTTAAAAGTGAAAAACCGCAAATGTCTGCTGGTTGGTGCCGGGGCTGTCGGTGTTCGCAAACTCAAGTCTATTCTTGAATGTGATCCCGATCATGTCACTGTACTCGATACCGCTGATCCGGGGCCGGAAATGCTTGAAATAAGCCGGGATCAGCGCGTATCCTTCGAGCAGCGGCATTTCAGGGCAGAAGATATGAATGATGTCTTCATCACCTTTGCCTGCACCAGCAACACAGAACTCAACCGGCACATAGCCGACCTCTGTGCGGAAAAAAATATTCTCTGTAATATTGCCGACTTTCCTGAAGGAAGCAACTTTATTGTGCCCTCGGTAATTCGACAGGGAGATCTTACTCTGGCCGTATCTTCAGGGGGGTGCACACCAGCACTAACCAAGAAAATACGCCGTGATCTGCAGGATATTTTCGGACAGCACTATGCTGATTTTATCACTTTAATGGGAAGAATAAGACCGTTGGTCCTTGACCTTGGCAAGGAAACAAGCCACAACACCGCTTTGTTCAGGTTACTTGTCGCCTCTCCTATTTTAGATGAACTTGAGGCTGGAAACATGGCTAGGGTAAAGGAAATTCTGACTGAAACCCTACCTCAAGAACTTGTTCCCCGTATACCGGAGTTAATTGATGAACTTATTTGA
- a CDS encoding replication-associated recombination protein A, whose translation MKLELTDNQPLADRIRPRNIDDFFGQNHVRERIEAFERSKRLPSLLLFGPPGCGKSTLAMLLAKSTGRHFMRVSAPESGISALRKKLAGMDILILDELHRFSKAQQDFFLPILESGEITLLATTTENPSFSITRQLLSRLHVLRLRPLSKVDLLAICKRACEELQIELSAESLSLITSMAGGDGRALLNLLEYTSQLPEEKREAENLRKILPETVVRGDRDGDSHYELASALIKSIRGSDPDAALYYLGCLIESGEDPKFITRRLIISAGEDIGLADPYAMTMAVSCQQAVEFIGMPEGFIPLSEAVVYLALAPKSNSTYAAYHTVKQEIRQNGMLPVPLHLRNATTNLQKEWGYGRNYLYPHSYPHSYVEQDYLPPEIADRMFYDPKDQGEEPRLNAWLKGQRRNRPPRKRPAPKKWGK comes from the coding sequence ATGAAATTAGAACTCACAGATAACCAGCCGCTGGCTGACCGGATCCGCCCCAGAAATATAGACGATTTTTTCGGTCAGAATCACGTTCGTGAAAGAATTGAAGCCTTTGAAAGATCTAAAAGACTTCCCAGTCTGCTCCTTTTCGGTCCTCCCGGCTGTGGAAAATCAACTCTGGCCATGCTCTTGGCTAAATCAACGGGCCGCCATTTTATGCGCGTCAGTGCGCCTGAATCCGGGATTTCCGCTTTGCGTAAAAAGCTGGCGGGCATGGATATTCTTATTCTGGATGAATTGCATAGATTTTCCAAAGCGCAGCAGGATTTCTTTCTGCCCATTCTGGAATCCGGTGAAATCACCCTGCTGGCGACCACCACTGAAAATCCGTCCTTCAGCATAACCAGACAGCTTCTTTCCAGACTGCATGTGCTGAGATTGCGGCCTTTAAGTAAGGTGGACCTGCTGGCGATCTGCAAACGGGCCTGTGAGGAGCTTCAAATTGAATTAAGTGCGGAAAGTCTTAGCCTCATTACCTCAATGGCTGGCGGAGATGGGCGTGCTTTACTGAATTTACTGGAATACACCTCACAATTGCCTGAAGAGAAACGCGAAGCTGAAAATCTGCGTAAAATTCTTCCAGAAACAGTCGTTCGCGGTGACAGGGATGGAGATTCACATTATGAGCTGGCTTCTGCACTGATCAAGTCAATCCGCGGCAGCGATCCGGACGCGGCACTTTATTATCTGGGATGCTTGATCGAGAGCGGCGAAGACCCAAAATTCATCACCCGCAGGTTGATCATATCCGCCGGTGAAGATATCGGACTGGCCGATCCTTACGCTATGACTATGGCTGTTTCATGCCAGCAGGCCGTCGAGTTTATCGGCATGCCTGAAGGTTTTATCCCGCTCTCCGAAGCTGTTGTTTATCTGGCGCTAGCCCCTAAGAGTAATAGCACTTATGCTGCATATCATACTGTGAAGCAAGAGATTCGTCAGAACGGCATGCTTCCGGTTCCCCTGCATTTGCGCAATGCTACTACAAATTTACAGAAAGAATGGGGCTATGGACGTAACTATCTGTATCCTCATTCTTATCCACATTCATATGTTGAACAGGATTATCTACCACCGGAAATCGCTGACCGTATGTTTTATGATCCAAAAGATCAGGGGGAAGAACCCCGTTTAAACGCTTGGCTGAAAGGCCAGCGCAGAAATAGACCGCCTCGAAAGAGGCCTGCTCCCAAAAAATGGGGTAAGTAA
- a CDS encoding cytochrome c biogenesis protein CcsA, producing the protein MNLFELFQYVIIVLYLAGTTFFFIGSLKNDKFLGKLGNLSAIGGFAMHTLDLLLAVTLYRGTVLNGGYFYFSLLGWSFILVYFGLWWKLRSTFFALTASPFALLLFIISLASQSLKVAIPAHLAGLFIGLHIATIFVSIALMAMAAGAGVAFLYLNNKIKTKANLTGMGKEMPSLNTFDNVNHWAISIGFPLYTLGLAAGFLWARSAFTKMFSWDPKEIVTLVVWFLFAFVFHQRIMMGWRGRKPAILVIIVFVITMISLWGINFFVPTHHSFKV; encoded by the coding sequence ATGAACTTATTTGAGTTATTTCAGTATGTTATTATCGTTCTCTATCTTGCCGGGACGACCTTTTTTTTCATCGGAAGCCTTAAAAACGACAAGTTTTTGGGAAAACTTGGAAATCTTTCCGCTATCGGTGGATTTGCCATGCATACCCTTGACTTGCTCCTTGCCGTCACCCTCTACAGGGGAACTGTTTTAAACGGCGGATATTTTTATTTCAGCCTGCTTGGCTGGAGTTTTATCCTCGTCTATTTCGGTCTTTGGTGGAAGCTGCGCAGCACTTTTTTTGCGCTCACCGCCTCCCCCTTCGCCCTGCTGCTTTTCATTATTTCCCTTGCCTCCCAGAGTCTCAAGGTGGCCATACCCGCGCATTTAGCCGGTCTTTTTATCGGGCTTCATATCGCGACTATTTTTGTAAGCATCGCCCTTATGGCAATGGCAGCCGGAGCCGGTGTCGCGTTTTTATACCTGAACAATAAAATTAAAACCAAGGCTAACCTTACCGGAATGGGTAAGGAGATGCCCTCTCTGAATACTTTCGACAATGTGAACCATTGGGCGATTAGTATCGGATTTCCCCTTTACACTTTGGGGCTTGCCGCGGGATTCCTTTGGGCGCGGAGTGCTTTTACCAAGATGTTTTCATGGGATCCGAAAGAAATTGTTACTTTAGTGGTCTGGTTTCTTTTCGCATTCGTCTTTCACCAGCGCATCATGATGGGTTGGAGAGGCAGGAAACCGGCAATTCTGGTGATTATTGTTTTTGTTATCACCATGATATCCCTGTGGGGCATCAATTTTTTTGTCCCCACTCACCATAGCTTTAAAGTCTGA
- a CDS encoding ATP-binding protein, with product MPSFNSIIVENIIESIDVGLMVISHEGKIKFLNSAACEILNLNREKSLGFGWGELFITDEVFNTEFNQVILDVINERKAGLKHIVPYTVKGMKCPKKLSITSSFLTENDKVLGLVFLFDDITDIFNAERREKKIISRIAELQRDRIEGLDSLSQAVAHQVLNPTTIIGGMANLVSRKLQPEDPLQRELKIISEEAMKLEGLVAAVKTYSNMPKPDISAVDVSDFFKEALDNANLILERIGESIEMKLKCSVEKINVGKELFKTAIVELLLNASNFTPEKVTLVHIEVEKVKHTIQIRIIDHGLGIEPQMINHVLDPFFSTKAKGVGMGLPRVNKIVFEHQGKLYIKSPGPEKGTTVTIELPCPDVECCSKGKKLN from the coding sequence ATGCCTTCCTTTAATTCCATTATTGTTGAAAACATTATTGAGAGCATTGACGTAGGGTTAATGGTTATTTCTCATGAAGGGAAGATTAAATTCCTTAATTCTGCTGCCTGCGAAATTCTTAATCTGAACCGTGAGAAAAGCCTCGGCTTCGGTTGGGGCGAGCTTTTTATTACCGACGAAGTTTTCAATACTGAATTCAATCAGGTTATTCTTGATGTAATAAACGAACGCAAAGCTGGTCTTAAGCATATTGTCCCATATACAGTTAAGGGGATGAAATGTCCGAAAAAACTATCTATTACCTCTTCTTTTCTTACCGAAAATGATAAAGTTCTGGGACTCGTCTTTCTCTTCGATGATATAACTGACATTTTTAATGCCGAACGGCGTGAAAAGAAGATTATTTCCCGTATCGCCGAGCTGCAGAGGGATAGGATTGAAGGCTTGGATTCTCTTTCACAGGCTGTGGCGCATCAGGTTCTGAACCCCACTACAATTATAGGTGGAATGGCCAATCTTGTTTCGCGTAAACTTCAGCCGGAAGATCCTTTACAGCGTGAATTAAAAATTATTTCTGAAGAAGCAATGAAGCTGGAGGGACTGGTCGCTGCGGTCAAGACATATTCCAACATGCCTAAACCTGACATTTCCGCAGTTGATGTTTCAGATTTTTTTAAGGAAGCCTTGGATAATGCCAATTTAATTCTTGAACGCATTGGCGAAAGCATAGAAATGAAGCTAAAATGCTCCGTGGAAAAAATAAATGTGGGCAAAGAGTTATTTAAAACGGCGATAGTGGAACTGCTGCTCAATGCCAGCAATTTTACCCCGGAAAAAGTTACCTTGGTTCATATTGAGGTTGAAAAGGTAAAACATACGATCCAGATTAGAATCATTGATCATGGGTTGGGAATTGAGCCCCAAATGATCAATCATGTTCTGGATCCATTTTTTTCCACCAAAGCCAAAGGGGTGGGGATGGGGTTGCCACGCGTGAACAAGATTGTTTTCGAGCATCAGGGCAAGCTGTATATAAAAAGTCCCGGACCGGAAAAAGGAACTACTGTAACAATTGAACTCCCCTGTCCCGATGTTGAGTGTTGCTCAAAAGGGAAAAAACTTAACTGA
- a CDS encoding glycosyltransferase gives MNINKMLRILVVLPLYGGSLPVGRFCVSALEKMGHHVEVFEAPDFYSAYTAIDDLKVTSDRHQYLRNSYLNMLSQAVLAKVETFEPDMVLAMAQAPLTHQALKRLRKDNVKTAMWFVEDFRLFTYWQSFAPFYDVFAVIQKEPFFNELNQIGVENILYLPLAADPDFHKKQNLNSVDNRKYGGDVSFMGAGYPNRRLAFRKLIHHGLKIWGNEWDGDHVLEPYLQLGGRRVSSEECVKIFNGTKINLNLHSSISADKLVSKGDFINPRTFELAACGAFQLVDNRSLMSEAFAEGELAHFEDLEDLDRKIKYFLAHPEERAAFAEKARARVLKEHTYEVRMKSLIDFTAERFTDWPLERKTGTLFNNNFPEELKNDIVNLIEKLGLPANVGFDDLVTAVRAQQGKLNPLDTAVLFLDEWRKTYNR, from the coding sequence ATGAATATAAATAAAATGCTGCGAATTCTGGTGGTTCTTCCTCTATACGGGGGATCGCTACCTGTGGGACGTTTTTGTGTTTCAGCCCTTGAAAAAATGGGGCATCATGTTGAAGTATTTGAAGCTCCAGATTTCTACAGCGCATACACCGCCATTGACGATCTCAAAGTCACATCAGACCGTCATCAATACTTGCGAAATAGCTACTTGAATATGCTTTCACAGGCAGTGCTCGCAAAAGTGGAAACATTTGAGCCTGATATGGTATTGGCAATGGCTCAAGCACCGCTCACCCATCAGGCTCTAAAGAGATTACGCAAGGACAATGTAAAAACCGCCATGTGGTTTGTGGAGGATTTCAGGCTCTTTACCTATTGGCAATCTTTTGCGCCTTTTTACGATGTGTTCGCAGTTATCCAGAAAGAACCTTTTTTCAATGAATTGAATCAGATCGGAGTAGAAAACATACTTTATCTGCCTCTAGCTGCTGATCCTGATTTCCATAAAAAACAGAATCTTAACTCTGTAGACAACCGTAAATATGGTGGAGATGTTTCCTTTATGGGAGCAGGGTATCCCAACAGACGGCTGGCATTTCGCAAACTAATTCATCACGGGTTAAAAATCTGGGGCAATGAGTGGGACGGGGACCATGTGCTTGAACCTTATCTCCAGCTTGGCGGACGCCGGGTTTCTTCTGAAGAATGTGTGAAGATTTTCAACGGTACCAAAATCAATCTGAATCTGCATTCTTCAATCAGCGCCGATAAGCTCGTAAGTAAAGGTGATTTTATCAATCCACGCACTTTTGAACTGGCAGCCTGCGGTGCTTTTCAGCTTGTAGACAATCGATCGCTCATGTCTGAAGCCTTCGCAGAGGGAGAACTTGCCCATTTTGAAGATCTCGAAGATCTGGACCGTAAAATAAAATATTTTCTCGCACATCCTGAAGAACGCGCAGCATTTGCCGAAAAGGCCCGGGCCAGAGTACTTAAGGAACACACTTATGAAGTAAGAATGAAAAGCCTGATAGACTTTACAGCTGAAAGGTTCACCGACTGGCCGCTGGAACGAAAGACCGGAACTCTTTTTAATAATAACTTTCCAGAAGAATTAAAAAATGATATAGTTAATCTAATTGAAAAGTTAGGATTACCAGCAAACGTAGGATTTGATGATCTGGTAACTGCAGTCAGAGCACAGCAAGGAAAGTTGAACCCTCTGGACACAGCTGTTCTTTTTCTTGATGAATGGAGAAAGACATACAACAGATAA
- a CDS encoding HDOD domain-containing protein encodes MPTVNIEEVQPGMVLAADLMQGQRMLLPKGSVLTNKNISIFKNQNIESVDIVPEESEEPDEQNIDAAFIYARDYFMFVNHNDPVIMQMFDIAVYKTAVRLKEGWRLPTKQEQQVTALDDMRDMFFRAEGTFEDIVDAELKVASFPDIFFKVKEAVDDSSSSAGHIAEVVGLDVGLSTQLLKLVNSPLYGFPSKIDNLVRAVALIGGQELCTLALGLSTIGYFKDIPPELIDMRTFWMHSLTCGVFAKVLAEKVDGVNPEMMFTAGLLHDVGRLIMFKKMPYSAVQVMLFARENFLPLVEAEEVILDFNHTQVTRCMLEKWNFPPDLTEIISSHHAPEKSEMYKAAGILQAADNLALAVGIAEGGMYVLPGVDDEVWEKLAIDVESLKTIVDAYDFQIKELFDNFFS; translated from the coding sequence ATGCCTACAGTGAATATTGAAGAAGTCCAGCCGGGTATGGTGTTAGCCGCAGACCTGATGCAGGGACAACGTATGCTTCTGCCTAAAGGGTCTGTCTTGACCAACAAAAATATTTCTATTTTCAAAAATCAGAACATCGAATCTGTTGATATTGTTCCTGAAGAATCCGAAGAACCTGATGAGCAGAACATTGATGCAGCTTTCATATACGCCCGTGATTACTTCATGTTTGTCAATCATAACGATCCGGTTATCATGCAGATGTTTGACATTGCGGTATATAAAACCGCAGTCAGGCTGAAGGAAGGGTGGAGATTACCTACAAAACAGGAACAGCAGGTTACAGCTCTAGATGATATGCGTGACATGTTCTTTCGTGCTGAAGGCACATTTGAAGATATAGTTGATGCAGAATTAAAAGTTGCATCGTTTCCTGATATTTTTTTCAAAGTAAAAGAAGCCGTTGACGATTCTAGCAGTTCAGCTGGACATATTGCCGAAGTTGTGGGGCTTGATGTCGGCCTATCCACACAACTGTTGAAACTGGTCAACAGTCCGCTTTACGGATTTCCTTCCAAAATTGATAATCTGGTCCGCGCCGTGGCTTTAATCGGCGGTCAGGAGCTTTGCACACTAGCTCTTGGTCTTTCGACCATTGGTTATTTTAAAGACATTCCCCCGGAACTGATTGATATGCGGACTTTCTGGATGCATTCATTAACCTGCGGGGTGTTTGCCAAGGTTCTCGCCGAAAAGGTTGATGGAGTGAACCCGGAAATGATGTTTACCGCCGGACTGCTGCATGACGTAGGCCGCTTAATCATGTTCAAGAAAATGCCCTACAGCGCAGTACAGGTAATGCTTTTTGCACGGGAAAATTTTCTACCTCTTGTGGAAGCTGAAGAAGTTATCCTGGATTTCAATCATACTCAGGTTACCCGCTGCATGCTCGAAAAATGGAATTTCCCACCTGACCTGACAGAAATAATCAGCTCCCACCATGCTCCGGAAAAGAGCGAGATGTACAAAGCTGCCGGAATTCTTCAAGCGGCGGACAATCTTGCTCTTGCAGTAGGAATAGCGGAGGGCGGCATGTACGTGCTTCCCGGTGTGGATGATGAAGTATGGGAAAAACTGGCAATCGATGTTGAAAGCCTGAAAACTATCGTTGACGCCTACGATTTCCAGATAAAAGAATTATTCGATAATTTTTTCAGTTAA